The Acropora palmata chromosome 3, jaAcrPala1.3, whole genome shotgun sequence nucleotide sequence tcacgggtatcattcttattcacggctttatcacactgatatcaaCATATAACACGTTATAAATTACGCTACTTACATTTAACATGCTAATTACATTACACTTCTTTTTAGCTTGTAGTATTACAGCACATTAATCATGAGATAAACTAATATTAAAGCCAGGTCTGAGTCAGAATTTCGAACCAGTATCTCAGCCAGTTGAACATTTTAACCATTGTTCTAAAATAACTTCAATTTGGGATGAGCACAAAAAGGGAGCGATCCTGGGGCTCGAAACTtatcgggcgcatttcgggtgacagaattctctttgtatcttcaaaacgaaggtgttttcgaggcacgaaacttttaaattttattccctttacaacatatgaaaagaccaggtACACAATAAGCGGGtaggagttttacgaatggcttttcgggcctgaAAAGTTTTCAGGACGTTCGAGAAACTGGCCCCTGACTCGAGATCCTGGCTCCGGATCCTGGCCTTgatgcaacctcgttcccagggtcctctcctTCCCGTTCCAGGGAACGGGAaggagaggaccctgggaacgaggttggccTTGATGCTGGCTCGAGAGGCAGGGCGCAGCGTTACCGAGTGGTTGGGGCGCCAGATCTCAAGTTCAAGCCCCGCTCTGACCATCAACTGGATTTTTTCCaagtagtccctggttcaactccacAGCTGTGGTGGTACTTAGCTAACAGTTCAGCCTTCTGCTatttgggattcttaacctcttaagtttgtttcattgcaaTTATGCCGTCGATTGAACAGTTAGCTGCGATAACAACACGGGAAATGCAATACCAGCACGAATAATTGGTTATTGCTTAATTTGTGGGTTAAATAAAGGGTGAGCGTATTGTTGATTAGTGCTAatcattttaacttgaatCATCATTATTGATCGCCAAATGAACCTTTTCCTACAGAATTCCGGACATGTACGATCCCATTGTTGaatttcacttgaaaacaGCGTTTGCGTTAGCCTTTGTGTCTGGGTTATTTCTTAAGGTTAGGCAAGAGCCATAAAGAAAGTTCTTAATGGCTCTTGGGTAGGGTTAAGTTACTGTTTCTGTGTTGAAGATCATAGTTTGAAAGACAATTCATGACCTTTATTGCCTGTATTCCTCGTCACAAGCGATTCTGGAGTTGAGCCACAGTGCGAGAGGACCGTTTATTGATATCACCATTTTTACACACTTTGTGAtggtttctttattttggGATAGCTCTTTGTTGATTAAATAATTACGGTCACTGAATTGGACGATTAAGCAAAGGATCTGGGGCGGTTTGCTTATCGAGCATACCCTCCACTAACCTAATGCGTCATATTCGTTTATCATACTGCGACAAAAAACTCTCAAGATAAACAGACTGTGAAATTAAATAAGATCTCCAACTCTTATGCTATACCATGGCATTTCAGTTTTCCCAGTGTGTGGAACCCTTTCTCTCTCCTCTGGCCAGTATCTCCAAACCTGAGCTGTATGACTGGAAGCTGTGTCTGGTCAGTGAGAAAGCCGCTGTCTTTACACCACTTATAGTCATTCTTATCACAATTACAGCCAGTTTCTAACCTCGATGCGCACTTGCTTCCAGCTGCTGATGCTCCATCTCAGTGCGTTATGTTTGATTTGTTCCGCGACACCCACCATCCAAACGgttcttgttgatttttgaaCAAACGCGAGTGATAACACTCATACTTGATAGACTGTTCACAGTGTGAGGAGGTTTTGGTGAGACTCGCCAACTGAGACAGGCTCGCTCCGGTGTAATGAATGTCACGTGAGTAACTCCCAGGAGAATCATAGCCATCAACCAATGTTCTGGTCTCGCTGTCGTGACTGATGACTGTCACGCCAACTCTAttctttatgttttttttttaggcaaAGTTACTGTAataagaaaactgatgaaatgatcattttattgaaatctCAGGGCTGGTATCACtgagaaaaaatttaattttctagTGGGCCAAGACTACAAGTAAACTTAAATCTCATACGACTTTACATTTTACACAATTAGGCCATAAGCGTTTCTTTCTTGCAcactattttgttttgcttcataTGTCACACTGTTATATTATACGTTGAGACGTTGCTTCTGCAAGTCATTCGGTTTTAGCTTGAATACTTtcggaaaaaaagaaagcttgaaacaaatgacaaaacaaataaaacagataaaacaaaagaaaagaaaaaggaaaattctcAATAACACTCAAGACCAAAGTTTAAACGCTTTGGAAGTTCTTGGCTTCCTCACCTGGACCATAGCACTTAAACTTTCCTAATGTGTGGTAACCTTTTTCATCATGGTCATCAAAAGAATCTACATCTCCAAATCTGAGCTCTCTGACTGGGAGAGTCGATTTATCAGTGAGGAGGCCGCTGTCCTCACGCCACTGTGCGTCATTTTGGTCACAATTGCAACGTCGCCTTTTGACACAAGAGTTGTTCCTGCCGCATGCGCATTCCTTGCTATCAGGAGATGCTCCTCCCCAGTAAGTCATATTTTTGGAATCACGGGATACCCACCACCCAAACGGATAAACGGCCAGAAAGATTAACCTCGAGTGGAAACACTCGTACTTGATAAATTGTTCGCAGTGTGAAGAGACGTATGTGAGACTCGCCAGCTGGGGCAGACTCGCTTCGGTGTAATGAATGTCTCGTGAGTAACACCCAGCAGGATCACACCCATCCACCAATGTTCTGTTCTCGCTGTCATGACTAATGACTGTCACGCCAACTCCGTTCTTGTCAGTCATGTTACAGGTCACGTTAAATGGTAGCTGAGGTCCATAACCATCAGGATCAATGATATAAGTTCCACTTTCTGCTCCAGGTTTCAATTCCTTTAAATGGCTGCAAGATTTTGCTGAAAAGAAGGCAGTAAAATTTGGTGACATCTGAGGAAAGAAACCGTTCGAAGAATTGAGGGTCAAGTCATTTCCGAATATTTTAAAAGATTTGGCGTCACGCAGTAGCTGGTATATGACGTACTCTCACACCAATTCATGTTTGGTCGTTAGATATAATCAAACTCTCTTTATAATCAACAGCCCCGCATCTGTAGATTGGCTCACATTCTTCTGATCTCAATTTAACTTGATGATTTTTCTCTGGGGCAAAAACGGAAATACTTTCAACACAAATCCTATAATAACAAGAATAATATTCACCATCTCATTTTGCTGAGTTTTATAAAGGTAATTCTGAAATCACTCGCACCCGAAAGATTTAAGTCAAAATCAAATGACACGTGGCTTaaagtttaataattattgtgaataCATACCAACTGTCTCACACTGTTTTCCAAAGGAACCAATGGAACATTGGCATCGGAATCCAGTCCTGGTAAAACCAGCTTGACAGGTTCCACCATTCAAACAAGGGCTGCTGCCACAGGGGTTCTGCTGAAAAGAAATCTATTACTAATCCAATATTAATACCAATGCTAATGCCAataccatgaaaaaaaattaaaaactaatAGTAGTAATATTATCAGTTATAACAAGAAATAATAACGATAATACTAATGACCGTAAGAAGGATACTATcatgataaaataaatgtattttCCAGCAAATAGACAAGAACGTCATTGTATTCAATGTATCCATATATGACGTATACTTTATCTGACTGTGTACATGTGCTATTTGAAAGATGCTCAATGTCGTCATTTTGATAATGCGAAGATATATTTAACTGATTACCTCAATTTCCAAGTAAGTGTGGTCTTTTTGATATACCAGACgagaaaaatattcatttccACTCGTAGCCGCGTTCAACTCGCACGTCAGCTCTCCCTCTATCAAAGGCCCCATATTGATGGACACACAGTCAGGGTTCAAATAGCAGTTCACTCGACAGCTCCCTTCGTTCGGAACCCTTTCTCTGCCAATCCCGTAACCTTTCAGGACTTTATTTGGCATGGGTTCCTTGAAGGTTATAATGCGATTACCAAATcctgtaaaaaaaatcatacacTTTATCCTACGTAGTAGGAGAATATAAGTAAGTTCTATTTTTCgtaattaatttgaaattccTGTAATTGACATCTTTTTACATGATGTTTGTACAGGTGTAGACCACGTGGTAATACCCTGAGGAAcagttcctttgaaatttcaacttcTGTACGTGCACATgcggtaaaaaacaaaacaaactaaagaaaaacatgcaGTTTATAATATAAAGTATAAGAATACAAGTTAGTGCTATTTTTCgtaatttgaaattgaaaggTTCCCTGTTTAGTCGTTCAATATAGACCTCCTCAGCTAGTACAATATTTTTTCGAACACAGACCACGTGGTGATACTCTAAGAAACAGCtgctttgaaatttcaaattctgtACGCGCACATGTGTGCAAAAATCATGGAAAGACaatagcaaaattattttgatattatcacCTCTGTTGAATTGGAGCGACTTTTCAAATATAacgaaaataatttaaactCAAGgggaaaatgcaaaacaagTTAGTGATATCAACAAAATGctgattaaattaaaaattcattgtGATAATTAAATTTGGGAAGCCTTAGGAAAAGTGAACGTCTTCAAATTTGCAGCAGTCTAAGACGTCAACCTGTTAAGTAGTGAAATATGTTTCTATCAGAAACGCAAGAACGGACGAAACCCATACCGAATAGGTGCTAACATAGAGACATCCAAAGTGGGTAGGATGGCGTGTACTTAAATTGGCTATGTGCCGTTGAACTCTTTACCTGCTGTTGTCTTTTTTGTGGCCGCATTTATACCCCATCTCAGCCACTATTGCCCAAAACGAAATATGATATTTCTAGCCCCTaactcttttgtttgttcatgAGTATTTTACAAACATATTCCGTTCAAAGCAAGCGggaaaaaatgcaaagcaTGTAGCGTTTTTTACCGgtacgacaaaaaaaaacatgactcTACGGTTAAGAACTTAGCTGCCATAAAAGCAAGTAATAGAGTTGGAACCAGGCCTGGGACGAATAATTGGTTACTATTTAATTCGTTggtgaaataaaaaaccgaGCGTCTTATTGgttgtttttgtaaattttctttttaacttgaatCATCACATTGTTGATCTGAAATTGCCTTCTACagccacccccccccccccccgccatTACCGAGACACCTGTACTAATGCAGTTTACACAAcgtccttt carries:
- the LOC141876600 gene encoding neurexin-4-like, whose protein sequence is MSQFSRKQVRPNVLKICILLGLQYFATGFGNRIITFKEPMPNKVLKGYGIGRERVPNEGSCRVNCYLNPDCVSINMGPLIEGELTCELNAATSGNEYFSRLVYQKDHTYLEIENPCGSSPCLNGGTCQAGFTRTGFRCQCSIGSFGKQCETVAKSCSHLKELKPGAESGTYIIDPDGYGPQLPFNVTCNMTDKNGVGVTVISHDSENRTLVDGCDPAGCYSRDIHYTEASLPQLASLTYVSSHCEQFIKYECFHSRLIFLAVYPFGWWVSRDSKNMTYWGGASPDSKECACGRNNSCVKRRRCNCDQNDAQWREDSGLLTDKSTLPVRELRFGDVDSFDDHDEKGYHTLGKFKCYGPGEEAKNFQSV